A genomic region of uncultured Paludibaculum sp. contains the following coding sequences:
- the apaG gene encoding Co2+/Mg2+ efflux protein ApaG translates to MPDPRPVPSQVSEAVTRGIRVEVMSRHTPEHSQPMQGTWVFQYTVRITNQSEETVQLISRHWVITDALENTESVIGPGVVGKQPVLAPGESFQYSSWCPLKTPTGEMHGTYQMERTNGEQFDIQIAVFALRAPYTVH, encoded by the coding sequence ATGCCCGATCCCCGGCCCGTGCCTTCCCAAGTCTCTGAAGCGGTCACTCGCGGTATCCGCGTGGAGGTGATGTCGCGACACACGCCCGAGCATTCGCAACCCATGCAGGGGACATGGGTGTTCCAGTACACCGTGCGCATCACGAACCAGAGCGAGGAGACCGTGCAGTTGATCAGCCGCCACTGGGTTATTACCGATGCGCTGGAGAATACGGAATCGGTGATCGGGCCGGGCGTCGTGGGGAAACAACCGGTGCTGGCTCCGGGGGAGTCGTTCCAGTATTCGTCGTGGTGCCCATTGAAGACACCCACCGGTGAGATGCACGGAACCTATCAGATGGAACGCACCAACGGCGAGCAGTTCGACATTCAGATTGCCGTGTTTGCGTTGCGTGCGCCGTACACGGTGCACTAG
- a CDS encoding prepilin peptidase, with product MNFLPLPVQGALAALVLIAAFCDIRSRNIPNWLTVGGVVAGLALHPYLAGWAGLKFSGGGFGLAVLMFIPLFVLRWLGGGDVKLMAAVGALAGAYNLFIIFIMDAILGGAVALIAVLFRKRGAKTLKNIGRMITALFRGRKPFEESPELEAGSEESMGMPRAVTIAVATLLVLWAAPKQ from the coding sequence ATGAATTTTCTGCCCCTGCCCGTCCAAGGCGCTCTGGCGGCGCTGGTTCTGATCGCCGCCTTTTGCGATATCCGCAGCCGGAACATTCCCAATTGGCTGACAGTGGGCGGCGTGGTGGCGGGCCTGGCACTGCACCCCTATCTCGCTGGGTGGGCCGGCTTGAAGTTCTCGGGCGGCGGATTCGGCCTGGCGGTGCTGATGTTCATTCCGCTGTTCGTGCTGCGCTGGCTGGGCGGCGGCGACGTGAAGCTGATGGCCGCTGTCGGAGCTCTGGCCGGCGCGTACAATCTGTTCATCATCTTCATCATGGATGCGATTCTGGGCGGCGCCGTGGCGCTGATCGCCGTGTTGTTTCGAAAGCGTGGCGCGAAGACATTGAAGAATATCGGGCGGATGATTACCGCGCTGTTTCGCGGCCGGAAGCCGTTTGAGGAGTCGCCGGAGCTGGAAGCAGGCAGTGAGGAATCGATGGGCATGCCGCGCGCCGTGACGATTGCCGTGGCTACGCTGCTGGTGTTGTGGGCCGCGCCCAAACAGTAA
- a CDS encoding ABC transporter permease, with product MDKLFRRLRYLLNRRRFDGELANDLEFHREMAALAGGKPVGDPLRLREEAREAWGWTWIDRLGQDLRYAVRLLRKSPGFTLSAILILAVGIGANVAAFGFFNLVVLRPLPVREPATLLHFQRQAPAGYASVLPYPEFDFFRRHTTTLSALIARSRATLQMEGDEKPLKVHFVSANFFTELGASATLGRLLDPTRDEAAGADPVVVLSRGFWQRRFGADPSLPGRVIHLNGKPVTVIGVASDESSSLALETPDLWIPVTQNPHLVSGSKLLTDFSVESAGEEVWGRLKPGLTPKAAEDELRALAATLRAEHPEGIWENETLPSEPGGYVTSILGRAHHGTGAKDPSEIVPVASLIAALVLLILTVACGNLGSLLLARGVAREREISIRVSVGAGSARLIRQLLTESALLGLLGSAAGLGVGHLIMRGLMSATSTPRWLDPSPDWRVLLFCAGMGLFSALLFGVTPAFQVVRQRHRATRTRQILISAQVAASCVLLIVAGLLVRALTHASADPGFEYRQVVTINPELGNHNYSPAQARTYLDTLQGRLRNLPGVDSLSSASTPPFGNKTISMRAEFDGRLVSIRTNNIDPLYFETLRIPLRRGRNLTASDTHSLVISQSLAELAWPGEDPLGKPIDLAGNRYTVVGIVANAHVTSQQDKAAAEAYFLAGEADLPSMVLLVRTSAGPETLAPTLASLAKAVDPKVMPDVQLMKNSFQRRLQGTQYGVLSVSILAAIALFLACLGIVGLIAYAVSQRTKEIGIRMALGAQPADVVMIVLRQFSRPLGIGLLIGAAAAAALSQVLRKVLFGLGPLDPVAYFGAIGLFTLTVALASLFPARKALRVDPMQALRND from the coding sequence ATGGACAAGCTCTTCCGCCGTCTCCGCTATCTGCTGAACCGCCGCCGCTTCGACGGCGAGCTCGCCAACGACCTCGAGTTCCATCGCGAAATGGCCGCGCTGGCGGGCGGCAAGCCGGTCGGTGATCCGCTGCGCCTTCGCGAAGAGGCTCGCGAAGCCTGGGGTTGGACCTGGATCGACCGTCTGGGCCAGGACCTCCGCTACGCCGTGCGGCTCCTCCGTAAGTCGCCCGGCTTCACCCTCTCCGCCATCCTCATCCTGGCTGTCGGCATTGGGGCGAACGTGGCCGCCTTCGGCTTCTTCAACCTGGTGGTGCTCCGCCCGTTGCCCGTCCGCGAGCCCGCTACGTTGCTCCACTTTCAACGTCAGGCGCCCGCCGGTTACGCCTCTGTCCTGCCCTACCCCGAATTCGACTTCTTCCGGCGGCACACGACGACACTCTCCGCCCTCATCGCCCGCAGCCGCGCCACCCTCCAGATGGAAGGCGACGAGAAGCCCCTCAAGGTGCACTTCGTCTCGGCCAACTTCTTCACCGAACTCGGAGCCTCCGCCACCCTTGGCCGGCTCCTGGACCCCACGCGCGACGAAGCCGCCGGAGCGGATCCAGTGGTCGTGCTCAGCCGAGGCTTCTGGCAGCGCCGCTTCGGAGCCGACCCTTCTCTGCCTGGTCGCGTCATCCACCTCAATGGCAAGCCGGTCACCGTCATCGGGGTAGCCTCGGACGAATCCAGCAGCCTCGCGCTCGAAACACCGGACCTCTGGATCCCGGTCACTCAGAATCCCCACCTCGTCAGCGGCAGCAAACTCCTCACCGACTTCTCCGTCGAATCGGCCGGCGAAGAGGTCTGGGGCCGACTGAAACCGGGGCTTACACCAAAAGCGGCCGAGGACGAGTTGCGTGCGCTCGCGGCCACACTCCGCGCCGAGCACCCCGAAGGGATCTGGGAAAACGAGACCCTGCCCAGCGAACCCGGCGGCTACGTCACCAGCATCCTCGGCCGCGCGCACCACGGCACCGGAGCCAAGGACCCCAGCGAGATCGTCCCCGTAGCCAGCCTCATCGCGGCTCTGGTCCTGCTCATCCTTACGGTGGCCTGCGGCAACCTGGGCAGCCTCCTGCTCGCCCGAGGCGTCGCCCGCGAACGCGAAATCTCCATCCGCGTCTCGGTTGGAGCCGGCAGCGCTCGACTCATCCGACAGCTCCTCACCGAAAGCGCCTTGCTCGGCCTCCTCGGCTCCGCTGCCGGTCTCGGAGTCGGCCACCTCATCATGCGTGGACTGATGTCCGCCACCAGCACCCCGCGCTGGCTCGACCCTTCGCCCGACTGGCGTGTCCTGCTTTTCTGCGCCGGCATGGGTCTCTTCTCAGCCCTCCTGTTCGGCGTCACACCCGCCTTCCAGGTCGTCCGCCAACGCCACCGCGCCACCCGTACCCGCCAGATCCTCATCTCGGCCCAGGTCGCGGCCAGTTGCGTACTCCTGATCGTCGCCGGACTCCTCGTTCGCGCCCTCACCCATGCCTCGGCGGATCCGGGCTTCGAATACCGCCAGGTCGTCACCATCAATCCGGAGCTCGGCAACCACAACTACTCGCCCGCCCAGGCGCGCACCTATCTCGACACCCTCCAGGGCCGCCTCCGCAATCTGCCGGGCGTCGACTCCCTCTCATCCGCCTCCACACCTCCGTTCGGCAACAAGACCATCTCGATGCGGGCCGAATTCGATGGACGCCTCGTCAGCATACGCACCAACAACATCGATCCCCTCTACTTCGAGACCCTGCGCATCCCGCTCCGCCGCGGCCGTAACCTCACCGCCAGCGACACCCACTCTTTGGTGATCAGCCAATCCCTCGCCGAACTCGCCTGGCCCGGCGAGGATCCGCTGGGCAAGCCGATTGACCTCGCGGGCAATCGGTACACCGTCGTCGGCATCGTGGCCAACGCGCATGTCACTTCACAGCAGGACAAAGCCGCCGCCGAAGCCTATTTCCTCGCTGGCGAGGCCGATCTGCCCTCCATGGTCCTCCTGGTCAGGACCTCCGCCGGCCCCGAAACCCTGGCGCCCACCCTCGCTTCCCTCGCCAAGGCCGTCGATCCCAAGGTCATGCCCGATGTCCAATTGATGAAGAACTCGTTCCAGCGCCGCCTGCAGGGCACGCAATACGGCGTCCTTTCCGTCAGTATCCTGGCTGCCATTGCCCTGTTCCTCGCCTGCCTCGGCATCGTCGGACTCATCGCTTATGCCGTCTCCCAGCGCACCAAGGAAATCGGTATCCGCATGGCCCTCGGCGCCCAGCCGGCCGACGTCGTAATGATCGTGTTACGCCAGTTCTCCCGGCCTCTCGGCATCGGACTCCTCATCGGAGCCGCGGCGGCCGCTGCCCTCTCCCAGGTCCTGCGTAAGGTCCTCTTCGGGCTCGGCCCGCTCGATCCAGTCGCGTACTTCGGCGCTATCGGGCTCTTCACCCTCACCGTTGCCCTCGCCTCGCTCTTCCCAGCCCGCAAAGCTCTCCGGGTCGATCCCATGCAGGCTCTGCGCAACGATTAG
- a CDS encoding PadR family transcriptional regulator — MPKKEMPAGALVLLILRVLRSGPLHGYAIAQRIHTLSSEVLHVEEGALYPALQRILLQGWVTSDWGISETNRKVRFYQLTLAGRQQLEAEMSGYDRVHEAIQAVLRTA; from the coding sequence ATGCCTAAGAAAGAAATGCCTGCCGGAGCTCTTGTGCTCCTCATCCTGCGTGTCCTTCGCTCCGGACCTCTCCACGGCTACGCCATCGCGCAGCGCATCCACACCCTGTCCTCTGAGGTCCTTCACGTCGAGGAAGGCGCGCTCTACCCCGCGCTCCAACGCATCCTGCTGCAGGGCTGGGTCACGTCCGACTGGGGCATCTCAGAGACCAATCGCAAGGTTCGCTTCTACCAGCTCACGCTCGCCGGACGCCAGCAGCTCGAAGCCGAGATGTCCGGCTATGACCGCGTCCACGAAGCCATCCAGGCCGTCCTGCGTACCGCATAG
- a CDS encoding cupin domain-containing protein: MPKRRDLFKAAAFLAPFAAAQGAGKLPDATLGAAQAKLVKEPFGENRIYFDGPTDQLKSMTAGSLRLNAGAQPHPPHQHPEEEFVLVTEGSGEISVDGKVTKVAAGAMMYCAGNKVHGIVNTGKVPMTFYYYKWKA, translated from the coding sequence ATGCCGAAAAGACGCGACCTGTTCAAAGCCGCCGCCTTCCTCGCCCCCTTCGCCGCCGCCCAGGGCGCCGGGAAACTGCCGGACGCCACGCTGGGCGCCGCACAGGCGAAGCTCGTAAAAGAGCCGTTTGGCGAGAACCGGATTTACTTCGACGGTCCGACGGATCAGTTGAAGTCGATGACCGCGGGCAGCCTGCGTCTGAATGCGGGCGCGCAGCCGCATCCCCCGCACCAGCACCCGGAAGAGGAGTTCGTGCTGGTGACCGAGGGCTCGGGTGAGATCTCCGTAGATGGGAAGGTGACGAAGGTGGCCGCCGGGGCGATGATGTACTGCGCGGGCAACAAGGTGCATGGCATCGTGAACACCGGCAAGGTTCCGATGACTTTCTACTATTACAAGTGGAAGGCGTAA